The genomic interval ACGCGGGGCGCCAGTGACTCCGACAAGCTCCCTTCCTTTGCCAATATTCCCTGTCACCTGAAGAGAACGATGGGAACGCGAGAAGCAGGGACTCTGAGGGTAACAAGTTTGCTTTGGCTGGGGGCAGGGTACGGGAGACTTGAGGCGTGGGAGGCGTAgcgagagagacggagagagaagaagggagagggagacaaggaaagaaggcagagacggagagggatgggggaaaaaaaggaggaagagacagagagaaggaaaattgatcgataagggcaggaaggaacagagagagagagagagagagagagagagagagagagagagagagagagagagagagagagagagagagattaagagctACAAGGTAAAGAAGGACAGGAATGAGAATCACGAAaatcaagaggaggaaaaggaagagttcgagaaagaggaacaagatgaagatgatgataagcacgagaaagagagagagagaaaaaaaagggaaataccgacaacaaaaacaaagattaagaaataaaattagataaaaaaaaagaggctggACGGCGGGAGTtttaagaggagagaaagagaagataccagtgaagaggaagacagcAAAGAGAGTTAAAGAGGAGggcgggagaaggaaggagttaagaaagaagataggaggagggacttaatagagaaggaaggagttaagagtgaagaaaataagaggaggaacgtaagagagagagaaggaaggatattaGAAAGAAgttagaaggaaggaattaaggaagaagataggaaCAAAGGACttaagatggaaggaaagagggtagAGACACcaagatagaggaaaaaaagtgagggtgataagaaaagaaagaggaaaggaataatgaatgaaagacaagaagaatgaAGATGTTTTAAAACGAAAGAACATAAATGAACAATAGAAATAAGAAGACGAGAGGTAAAGATggtagaaaaaggaaagagaaaataatagtgagtgagaaaaaaaatgttcatggtAGCAGAGGAAGCGATAAGTGACAGAATACGAAAGTTCAATAAACATAAGGGAAAATAACAATATGATAAATTAGCCTTATTAAAATCCACACTCCATGACATAAATATGAAGGccattatttatctatctgtgtctccatctcttatttattcatccactgtgtgtatttattcatgGAAATTTGAGTCAAGTTATATTTATTGGTATGAGACTCgatagaaataaaaagtaaagggcggttatgaaatctctctctctctctctctctctctctctctctctctctctctctatctctctctttctctctctctctcttgaagctTCACGCAGGGCTGTTCGAAGCTTTACATGTCACTGAATCTGAACCAAACTCCGAAACAGTCTCGGctcaatagaaaaataaaaataaataaataaaaaaaagtaaaaaaaaacatgaaaaaaacaaagaaaattggaATAGTAAAAGTTGACCAAATTTCATCAAacggaacgagagagagagagagagagagagagagagagagagagagagagagagagagagagattgtcctGATAGACGGTCCCAGGATATTGCTCGCTTGGTAATAAGacgtatctttctttctctcttttctttatctgaggaaggatgtgtgtgtgtgtgtgtgtgtgtgtgtgtgtgtgtgtgtataccaatAGGTTATCTAGAGCCTTtttcactactgctactactactactactactactaccacctctaattaacaaatgaacaaataaaataaaaacaacaataacaataataaagatagaaataatTAGTGTCACGTGCAAGGAAGGTCGagattatactctctctctctctctctctctttctctctctctctctctctctctctctctcacataacaAGGTCATGGACGATATTTAATTAAGCCTTCTTTTCACATCCACCACAGTCAACAAGCCTTGAAATATTAATAAGATTCTGATTCTTTTAAacgtatttttccttttgcgtgattgttgttattattattattattattgttattattattattattattattattattattattattattattattattattattattattgttattattattattattatagttatccTGTATAAAACGTCTGTTtgtgtccgttttctttgaatGTCCTCGAAAGctggtggcagagagagagagagagagagagagagagagagagagagagagagagagagagagagagagagagagaggattagtttgatttctgttttttttttctgtctgtggcTCTCcggcacacacaaacacacacacacacacacacacacacacacacacacacacacacacacactatcctgaaattcacacacacacaaaacaagacaaaaaaaaagttaataaaaaaaaatgaaatgaaatgaaacaaacacaaaaatactcaaGACAGAAAACAAGGTGATtccatacgtgtgtgtgtgtgtgtgtgtgtgtgtgtgtgtgtaagagaaagagacggtCAGGTGTGGCGAAGCGAGAAAGTGGCAATCTAGTTTTACAGATTCCACTTAAACCTATACGtgcttgtgagtgtgtgtatgtgtgtgtgtgtgtgtgtgtgtgtgtgtgtgtgtgtgtgtgtgtgtgtgtgtgtgtgttgcctctctctctctctctctctgtctctcgctgACATGAAACAAAGGTTGGAAAGGTAAAATTAATCCTCCATACTCAACTGAACATTTTTCCAGCAGTTTCCCCCCGAATTGCGATCCATAAGTCactgaaggggaggaaagaaaatgtatgtttggaaagaaaacggatgtgTTACCGCTGCTATTCACTTTACTTCTCTCGGGACTGAAATAATGCAGGAAGTATGTAATTTCTTGCCACACTTTACCAGTTGAGTCGCAccgaaaaggaatgaaaaaagaaaaacagaaaataagagtgaataagaaataataaatgagaaacagagtgaaaaaaaacagaaaaaaagtaaaagaggaaaaaatcaataaaatagcaaaaaagttagaagaaagagtgaaaaagaggggaaaaaaaagcgaacaagagagagaaagagaaagagcattATAGAATTCTCCGCTTTTAACCTTCCTGTCATGCatacctatattttttttttcttttttttttttttttttttcagtcgatGCGTAACACTTTTCCGGCCATTCTTCCAATCTCCTCGGAATGCAaaaatttttactctctctttcaacTTTTGGGAGACACACGGAACTTCAATATTGCGCCGGAGTGGAAAAGAATGTATCGTAATAGAATAATACTTAcgatatgaatgttttttttttttttcacagtgtCAAAAGGCAGTTCTGTAAATCCCCGCGTCCCTTTAAGTCCCTGCGAGGTTTAATGAACTGATAATTGCTGTGTGGCAATATATTGAaatagactcaataatcaggttgttttGTGCAGAGTCAActgggagttttaaaagattggactagtttatggaaatatatacatgttttatacaaggactACTGCGTGAAGACCTGATGGcattttgcagcttcccttcttatgttcttatgttcttaagtgtGATTGGATATTGTAAATACAACTCAGATTATATGAATGGTAATGCCTCAAGGTGGTTAATGAGAATCATATAGTTATTTATATGTGATCTCTAGTTattgaaaggagggaagatataCTACGTTGAATATTATGTTCTTTATGTGAAATGGGATTTGgtaaaggacagaaaaaaaaaaaagaaagtaaaaggtcCTACTGAAGATGCTAGTCACAAACGATGGAtaaaagcgttttttttttttttccctcgaagaagacgaatgaaagaaaacctcAACTCTAAAAATCCAAAGTTTCTTAGAGGGAATTAGAGAAGATTATGTGCTGATAGGAATGGACGTAAAATTGAAGCTTCCTGTGTCGGATCAAAGAGGTTTAAAAGGACTTCCAATCTGAAAGTGAATTAAGAACTGGTAAAATGGGTGAGAGATAGAGGATTTTTGCATGGGGTCAAGGAGTCCTAGAAGGATTTCaacacccagaaaaaaaaaaaaaacatatttctgaTGGAGGATCGAGGACTTGTAGAgggggtgaaaaaaatatagatttaTCGTATGGGATTAAGGAGTTTTTAAAAAAGGATTGTGCAtgttaaaaggagaaaagtagtagtagtagtagtagtagtagaagaagaagaagaagaagaagaagaagtgaacaacaacaataacaacaacaacaacaacaacaacaacaacaacaacagccaaaaaaaaaatgaataaaaaaacaaatagggGATcgaaaactatataaaaaaaagtaaagaaaaaaaaaacagtgaaacaaaaacaaaacaaaagatgtCTTCTGTTGGATCAAGAAGTTTGAAAGAAACTCAGCACGTTAAAAGCCTCacccaattaaaaaagaaaaaaaagactcacaTAGAGACAATCCAGTACTGTTGAGAGAATTCCTGCAAGATAGaagattaataatgataaaaaaagagctCTACAATGAAATCAAAGAGTTTTAAAAGGAATTCAGTACGTTAAAAGAAGAACAGcaccaaaaaacaacaacaaagacgagaaacgaagaaataaaaCCAGATAAGGGGatcgaaaataaatgaaagaaataagtaaaaaaaaaaaaaaaaaaaatcggacaATAAATTAAAAAGAGTCCAACTTTAAAAGCtcccccaacaaaaaaaaagaaaaaaatatagaaatagataaataaataaataaaataaacaaataaataaaatcatgtgGGGAATTCATTACTAACAAGACGTCTTTTCTCACACGCTTCCAGATGGGGAGGAGCAGCCGAGGGTCAGTGGTATTGGAGAACCTTGGCTTTCACTCCTCCGGTACGTACAGGTGTGAGGTGATTGCCGAGGCGCCCGTGTTCCTTACCAAACTGGGTGAGGGCAACCTGACTGTCATtggtgagtgtgggagagagggagaaggagtggGTGTGGCTGTGGGGTACTGGAGcgtcctttgtgtttttttgtgttctaaAATGTGATGGTATGTTGTAAATGTAACTGAAAATGTTTGAGGTGGTAAAGATTAGCTTGCTGATTGGtagactgagtgagtgagtgaatgatttaatgatttatctatatatttgtttgtttatctattgaccagttgattggctggctgactgactgactgaccgactgactgattgattgattgaaagagtgagtgactgattgattgagtgattgaATGGATGAATAGCTTACTGACTCACTAATTTACTGAGTCACTAATTTACTGACTGACCGaatggctgagtgactgactgattgacagatTTATCAACTGAATGGTGTTTGTCGCTATGCAGAGTCATGTGGCGCAGCAGAGGATGGATGAAGGGCGGTGAAAGGTAAAGATTGGCGGAGGGAGTAAGCAGGAGAGGGAACGAAGGTGGGGAATGTGTAGGTGATGAATGGTGGCCAGGAATGCAGGAAGTGGTCGTGCATTTCTGTTGTTTTGTGGCTTCTGTGATCATGAGTCAGGCAGATtgataaaacacacatacacacacacacacacacacacacacacactcgcatcaATGAAACTCACAACTAAAGACAACTCATTTACCAGACGCACTTCTCTCACTATTGTTCCTTGCCTCGCCCTTCAGACCCTCCAGACAGCGCTCCGGTGCTGGAGGGGGCTCAGGCTGCCTATCACGTGGGGGAGCAAGTGTCCCTCAACTGCACCTCGTTGTCCTCGCGCCCCGCAGCCACCCTGGCGTGGTACGTCAACGACCAGCTGGTGGTGAGTATGGCCCACGCGGGGTGTCTtggtctgcatgtgtgtgtcatCAGGTGTGTAGTGCAGGCGGCCTAGGCTTTTACGATACGCATTTGGGAGTGGTAGGTGGAGAGATGCCTTTGTCTTTACTATCCTACAGACTTTACATTACATATTTATCAGCCATCCAGTGCAGGGTGACTTTACGATACGCATTTACatgtggtgggtggggagatgccttcgcctttactatcctacaGATTTTACTTTACACATTTGTCAGTCATCCAGTGTAGGTGGCTTGGACTTTTTCGGTATACATTTGAGTGGTTGATGGGGAGATACTTTCGTGTTTGCTGTCCTGCAGATTACCGGTTGTCCAGTGCAAGGTGTTAATTGTTTTACTATGCGCGCTTagaagtggtgggtggggagatgctttcgcctttactatcctacaCATTTATCAGTCTTGTAGTGCAGAGTGGTGTTAAATATTTACGATACTCATTTCAGAGTGGTGGGTTGGGAGGAGCCTTCCATATTTTACACTGGATACTGTAGTTAAAGATAATCAGTTTTGTAAGGGACAACAAATAGGTTGCTGTTcggtgttattttgtgtttcttttccattcctctaAGTCTTGGTATACAAAATGTCAAAACACTTTCAAAATTTGAATAATTCTTTCCTGACTGTACTCTTCAGGCACTGACaccttcagtgtttttttttaattttttttttatagccttTTCGTTGCGCCAGGCCGGAGCCATTCTTGTGTAAAAAAGGATGTGtccctgttcctctccctcagAAAGAACCACACCGCCTTCACATTAGTGTAGCTTAAAATTAATAGCCTTCAGAGGGACAACAAACAGGCTGCTGTTTGTATTCCTTCGTGTCTATTGCTGTTCTTCTGTAGACGGAGTCACATCGCCTGCGGAAGTACGGGGCGCTGCAGGAGGGGGGCGGGCTGCAGACCGCCGTGCTGGGCCTGTCATTCACCACCTCGCCCCAGCATTTCCAGCGGGGTGTCATGAGGCTCAAGTGCGTCGCCAGGATCGCTACCGTGTATTTCCAGTCCCAGGAGACCTCCGTGGCAGAGGCAGAGGCCCGTCCCCCGCACACCATCGCCGAGGGGCGCCGCCACTTCCTCCTGGGTGAGACGCCCCGCCACACAACGCGTTTGGAAATACTGTAAACAGCATCCCGTATCACTCTCACCCATGCACTTTCCTACTCTTTTAAAGGTCGGCGCtcacaacctgattactgaggcccgtgttcagaaacgctttgctctctcaccatgaccattttcaaaggccagagagatgattggtcaggttctcaagagtactTCTCCTGTtgatgtaaaaatcttgttaatctgtcaccaaaATCGTAAGAAAAAAGACCATCCCTAAAACACGCATAGCTTCAACTAAAGCTTTTTAaatgtaatggaggtgcggcgcagaagtgtttcagaatatgatcctaaGTTTATTGAATTGACAGTATATCACCACATCACATAATAAACAGTATGCTGTTTCACAaaaattattctttcatttaagCCTTCAGGGAGTGCGGGAATTTACAGAACTGCCTTTGACACATTGTAAGAATGTCTTCTTTTCTATTGATTAATCTGACGTATTGTTGGTGAGCAACACCAATCTCACATCTTTGTCTCTACACGGCTGTCGTGTCTGAGGTGCCACGCAAATCTCCTAACCGCTGCATAACAGTCTTCAGTGGCAGACAGTTAAGGGGGTTTCCAAATTAAACGAAGTGACGATGCCTCAGTCCTCACGACTCCTTTGGGGCTCGTAATCTTAAACGTTAGAACCTTTAACTCGAATACATTGACCAAGCTCTGATTAAAGTTATTGAATTTTTCAAGAGTATATAATTCTGGTGATATTTAACGAAGATTCTACATCATAACATAACACATCGCCATGATAATCGTCTCATTATCTCCGTAACCTTTGAAACCAGTCACGAGCGAGTAAAGCGTTTAATGAGAACCTTTTATCATCACCTCCTTTCTTCACCTGCTTTGTTGTCCTCAGGATGCGGGCGACCTGCAGGAGGGGGAGGTCCGGATGTGCTCCTGTTGGGCTTGGCATTGAGTCTGGCTACCCTCCTCACCTGCGTGCTTCCGAttccccaccactaccaccaccacaacaacagcaacagtcaCCACAcagcttcctcttcctgctctttgtAAACTGAACATATCTTGTAGTGTCGCTTGTATAAAAGTATAttaagtcaagagagagagagagagagagagagagagagaccttccaTTAATTCTAACAAAGGACTGCATGAATGTGCCAAAGAATTATGGtacattgtttgtttgtttgtgtgtatgcttGTGTATATAGCCTAAGATTTGAACCATTTCGAATgacttccaacacacacacacacacacacacacacacacacacacacacacgtacctggTTCTTCTGGATCTTCTAAGTTCAGGTAAgataatatttgtttattttcgcaGATACAGAACATTGTATTGTGTTGTAGTGAGTTTATGgaggtgtttttgttgttttctttcttcttgtattGCTTTTCGTTCTTGTACTTgctcttttttgttgttttgttcttttattcttgtcagttttttgttattatattagTTCTTATATGGATAGGTTTATTGACTACTAACAAAATACTAGATTATATATTATGATTACAGATAGTTCTATATACACCTATCATTACACATTACCCACTTGTACGTAGTCTAACAACACGTACGTTACTCCGAAGCAAACTCTCACAACTACAGAATTAATTAAATGACCAAAAATAACACGAACATTTACAAACAACATGCATTTACATAAAGGAGTAGCACGTTCCTAATGTTCTTCTACGTGTACCGGCGGCAGCATCCAGTGATCCTCTATACCTGGACGGCGCTTGGCATCAGAGCTCAGCAACACAACAAGTCAGCAAGTCATGAAGCCGACGCGAGCTGGGAGAGGATCGTGCAGCGAGCGAGAAACTGCTAAAGTATGTAACTCCAGCGTCAGTGAGCGagtggcggaaaaaaaaaaaggaaaaaaatattcacacacTATGATTAAGAAATATTCACAAACGCTTCCCCGTGTAATCTCTGTTATTTTCAATGATTCTAGTGCAAATTACTGAGGTTAAAGTTGAGTGTAtgcttattgttattattgttccttttttttttttaagtgatagAAATTACTGGCTGTGTGGTGAAAGATGAAATTtgtagtgttttttctttgttcatggttccagtgatagtttaacaaagattccaCGCaatcgaaggaaaaaaaaaaactcatgagagaacctgactaattctctccgtggcctttgaaaactgtccTTATGTGAGCCTGAAGTGTTTGGAAATAAGTGGAAAGGTAAAGATATTTAGGTTACATTGGCTCTCACACTCTCACGCTCTCATTCACGTGATGGACTTAATGTGTGGGAATCCTGTGCTTCTTTAATTAAGTTATGATATTTGCAATGTGTGAatggtagagaaaaaaaatagattaacgTATTGAGGCATGGAGTGAGTGActtatagaaaagaggaaaggaaagatgagagttAAAAGTTATGtcgaaaaagataataaaggaaatTTGTGTTAAAGCGAATAAGAGCTTTAGAGTGTTTGGTAAAGGCAAGCAAGTAAGTGAATTTGTTGACTCTGGAACGCGAAAGAAAATGAAGCggctgaaagaaaatggagtttGTAAAAGGGAGACGAAACTAAAGACACGCAGCTGTGTCATTTGTACGTGAACTTGAGtaactttttcttatttatctaatttttggGGTGAATCAATAGTGTTTTGCTttgctcactcacacacacacacacacacacacacacacacacacacacacacacacacacacacatacgtacatacacagcTGGCAAAACACAATCAGATCCGTTAGTTACGTGCAGCGCATCCCATCCGTGTgatattatagaaaaaaaaaaaaaagtaaagttgtCAACTCGTCATGGGAGTTTTAAAttgtcctgcacacacacacacacacacacacacacacacacacacgcacggagGTCATCATGTGTGTTGGGTGCGCTTAACTTtaccaaattctctctctctctctctctctctctctctctctctctctctctctctctctctctctctcaagggtaaAAAATGTGGCAACTGCTTTTaatttgtgatatatatatatatatatatatatatatatatatatatatatatatatatatatatatatatatatatatatatagagagagagagagagagagagagagagagagagagagagagagagagagagagagagagagagagagagagagagagagagagagagataattaagcatgactctctctctctctctctctctctctctctctctctcaacagataTTCacgctcgcctcgcctcgcctcgcttgcCTTTCGCTGTCACTTCAAACTCTCGTCAGGAAACGAGTCGCAAGGAAGGAGTCGAGTTTGCCACATTAGCACGCCTTCCCTGCCCTCGCTAGTCCCACCTGAGGGTAAAATATGCTTCAGTCTGCCCCTCAACCCTCGCCCCACGACCCACGACCCTTCAAGGACGAGTAATGAAGCGACGCACGAGAAAAGAAGGACCGTGGAAAGACCGTTCGCTCTAAAATGTTACGGacaaaaaagtttcttttcgTAAAGTTTCTCTTGGGTAGAAGTGGTAAACTGTAAACTGTTTggagtgatttttctttttttttttcttttttgttttatatacaaCTTGAGTGTTGAGAAattattgtgtatgtgtgttattatttggtgttgtatgtttgtgtgtttgttttgttgtatttgGTTATTTtgaagcctacacacacacacacacacacatatatatgtatatatatatatatatatatatatatatatatatatatatatatatatatatatatatatatatatatatatatatatatatatatatatatatatatatatatatatatatatatatatatataaaatcttattttttcttttttttttataatgcctTCATACCCAAGGTGAAAAGTCTCGTACAATGGTGCTACtttatctcttgtttctttGAATTAAAAATTCTGTTTCATATCCGATTCAAAGTCATCATAAAAATTTCTTTCCATTGTTTCTAACACAGCGGATATTGAATCCTCTtcgtatatgtttttttttttttttttctttcgtctgttctacacatttctctttatattctgAAATGGGACTGCtcgctgttttatttttcaacaATATTCCTAATACAACGATTATATTGATTCAAACctcttcatatatttctttagctttacacatttttttctttttttttatcttttgccACCCTACGCTGGAACTAGTCACAATTCATCTTTACCAATATTCCTATTCATTGATTTCGatttaaacttctttatataattcattttcttttgtctgcattatgcatttcttctttttatcctaaATTCGAACTCATCACAG from Scylla paramamosain isolate STU-SP2022 chromosome 23, ASM3559412v1, whole genome shotgun sequence carries:
- the LOC135112130 gene encoding uncharacterized protein LOC135112130 — its product is MTLLPSWRLRLPLCSLFILFGSVAAVLELLTVKVPAYAIRGGSAKLYCSYKLDDDASLYSLKWYKDDHQFYQYIPGNIISKNTFFLPGVDVNMGRSSRGSVVLENLGFHSSGTYRCEVIAEAPVFLTKLGEGNLTVIDPPDSAPVLEGAQAAYHVGEQVSLNCTSLSSRPAATLAWYVNDQLVTESHRLRKYGALQEGGGLQTAVLGLSFTTSPQHFQRGVMRLKCVARIATVYFQSQETSVAEAEARPPHTIAEGRRHFLLGCGRPAGGGGPDVLLLGLALSLATLLTCVLPIPHHYHHHNNSNSHHTASSSCSL